Proteins from a single region of Mumia flava:
- a CDS encoding ABC transporter permease, producing MSINLLALVGATLTIATPLVWAGIGELVVERSGVLHLGIEGVMYAGAFVGFVAALESGSPWVGLGAAVVGGMVCGALMALLTVGLGLNQHVSGIGLTLLLIAVCEFSARLRYAGERPRLAEKFSTLTDANPVVAQYGLTYVAFLALAPAAWWVLRSTGAGFRLRAVGESFEAADVAGISVRWTRTWALVVGSALMAVGGAFLTLAVLGSFTIDIINGRGWVCVALVIFARWRVWPVVGGALVFAATDALQLQLAITSAFADVPRELMLALPYLAVIAALAVWGRAVCYPATYLRPYERG from the coding sequence GTGAGCATCAACCTGCTGGCCCTGGTCGGGGCGACCCTGACGATCGCGACCCCGCTGGTCTGGGCCGGGATCGGCGAGCTGGTCGTCGAGCGGTCCGGCGTGCTGCACCTCGGGATCGAGGGGGTGATGTACGCCGGCGCGTTCGTCGGGTTCGTCGCGGCGCTGGAGTCGGGGTCGCCCTGGGTGGGCCTGGGCGCCGCCGTCGTCGGCGGGATGGTCTGCGGGGCTCTGATGGCGCTGCTGACCGTCGGGCTCGGTCTCAACCAGCACGTCTCCGGCATCGGACTGACGCTGCTCCTGATCGCGGTCTGCGAGTTCTCCGCCCGGCTGCGCTACGCCGGTGAGCGGCCGCGGCTGGCCGAGAAGTTCAGCACGCTCACCGACGCGAACCCGGTGGTCGCGCAGTACGGCCTCACCTACGTCGCGTTCCTCGCGCTGGCGCCGGCGGCATGGTGGGTGCTGCGCTCGACCGGCGCCGGCTTCCGGCTCCGGGCCGTCGGCGAGAGCTTCGAGGCGGCCGACGTCGCGGGCATCTCGGTCCGGTGGACCCGGACCTGGGCGCTGGTGGTGGGCAGCGCGTTGATGGCGGTCGGCGGTGCGTTCCTGACGCTCGCCGTGCTCGGCAGCTTCACGATCGACATCATCAACGGCCGCGGCTGGGTCTGCGTGGCGCTGGTGATCTTCGCGCGCTGGCGGGTCTGGCCCGTCGTCGGCGGCGCGCTCGTGTTCGCCGCGACCGACGCCCTCCAGCTGCAGCTCGCGATCACGTCGGCCTTCGCCGACGTCCCGCGGGAGCTGATGCTCGCCCTCCCGTACCTCGCGGTGATCGCCGCGCTCGCGGTCTGGGGCCGCGCCGTGTGCTACCCCGCCACCTACCTGCGCCCGTACGAGCGCGGGTGA
- a CDS encoding ABC transporter permease gives MPVRIALRDTPPRWTAAAAVAVAVVLTLALTAVPIRLAGANPPAAFERYLLTPLTSGHGLQEVLLTATPLIFTGIAVAIAFRAGYWNIGAEGQFLAGTVGTTAVGLWLADLPAAIALPLGLLAGAAGGTAWALLPAWLRRRGGIDEVVTTLLLNPVALLVVQGLLNGPWRNSESGFTDSDRVGAGYDLGPILPGGRVHWGFAIALVVAAVAWVVTTRTATGLRIRACGQSPKAAAFSGIAVDRIQWRCALASGAVAGLGGASQVMGVQHQLTATISDGYGYTGIVVATLGGLSALGVVAVALLLGDVTVGAQNVSLVLQVPTQLGDVFSALLLLLVLACLAGRRYRLVRRPPPRTADGAPPRTERRERS, from the coding sequence ATGCCCGTGCGGATCGCACTCCGCGACACCCCGCCGCGCTGGACCGCTGCGGCCGCCGTCGCCGTCGCCGTCGTGCTCACCCTGGCCCTGACCGCCGTCCCGATCCGGCTGGCCGGTGCGAACCCGCCGGCGGCGTTCGAGCGGTACCTGCTGACTCCGCTGACCTCGGGTCACGGCCTCCAGGAGGTGCTGCTCACCGCGACCCCGCTGATCTTCACCGGCATCGCGGTGGCGATCGCGTTCCGCGCGGGCTACTGGAACATCGGCGCCGAGGGCCAGTTCCTCGCCGGGACCGTCGGCACGACCGCCGTCGGGCTCTGGTTGGCCGACCTGCCCGCCGCGATCGCGCTCCCCCTGGGCCTGCTCGCGGGTGCCGCCGGCGGGACCGCGTGGGCCCTGCTCCCCGCGTGGCTGCGTCGTCGCGGTGGGATCGACGAGGTGGTGACCACGCTGCTGCTCAACCCCGTCGCCCTGCTCGTGGTGCAGGGCCTGCTGAACGGCCCGTGGCGCAACTCCGAGAGCGGCTTCACCGACTCCGACCGCGTCGGGGCGGGGTACGACCTCGGACCGATCCTGCCCGGCGGCCGGGTCCACTGGGGCTTCGCGATCGCGCTCGTCGTCGCCGCGGTGGCCTGGGTGGTCACCACCAGGACGGCGACCGGCCTGCGGATCCGCGCGTGCGGCCAGTCGCCGAAGGCGGCCGCGTTCAGCGGGATCGCGGTCGACCGGATCCAGTGGCGGTGCGCCCTCGCCTCGGGTGCGGTCGCCGGGCTCGGCGGGGCGTCGCAGGTGATGGGCGTGCAGCACCAGCTCACCGCCACGATCAGCGACGGCTACGGCTACACCGGGATCGTGGTGGCGACGCTCGGCGGGCTGAGCGCTCTCGGCGTCGTCGCTGTCGCGCTGCTGCTGGGCGACGTCACCGTCGGTGCGCAGAACGTCTCCCTCGTCCTGCAGGTGCCGACCCAGCTCGGCGACGTGTTCAGCGCCCTCCTGCTGCTCCTCGTGCTGGCGTGCCTGGCCGGACGACGCTACCGCCTGGTCCGCCGGCCGCCGCCTCGTACGGCTGACGGTGCGCCGCCCCGTACGGAGAGGAGGGAACGCTCGTGA
- a CDS encoding ABC transporter ATP-binding protein — translation MTDGTSPGLDTPASAGDPPYLQLQGVTKQYGSLVANDDVSLSVGRGEVVGLLGENGAGKSTLMKVAYGLVRPDTGTLSLDGRPRTLGSPREARAAGIGIVTQEFSLVETMTVTENVALATMPLGRVDLAAARARVLSTLDETGVDLDPDAPVEALSIGERQRVEIVKALVHECRILILDEPTAVLVPQDVEALFSTVTRLRSAGLGVLFVSHKLREVERICDRVVVLRRGRVVAERPIGDVDARTLAALMMGDAEPPSTAAAGALGATDEPAPEEQPHAARQDGPARPRLAVADLTLVRSGRRVLDDVALEVGPGEILGVAGVSGNGQTELLEALAGTATPSGGRIELDGHDITGADVPARLERGLGRLTEDRRASVVGTMTVEDNLVLEDLARFTRRAGLLDRGAVRAHAEELIARYAIRARPTDRVATLSGGNMQKVLLARALARRPRVLLAAQPTRGLDVGAYAYVHEQLLALRNEGTGVLLISEDLDELLALADRLVVLLRGRVVGALDRADATPQRLGLLMTGGEAA, via the coding sequence GTGACGGACGGAACGTCGCCCGGGCTCGATACCCCCGCGAGCGCGGGCGACCCCCCGTACCTGCAGCTGCAGGGCGTCACCAAGCAGTACGGCTCGCTGGTCGCGAACGACGACGTGAGCCTGTCGGTCGGCCGTGGCGAGGTCGTCGGGCTGCTCGGCGAGAACGGCGCCGGCAAGTCCACTCTGATGAAGGTCGCGTACGGGCTGGTGCGGCCCGACACGGGCACGCTGAGCCTCGACGGGCGGCCGCGCACGCTCGGGTCGCCCCGCGAGGCACGAGCCGCCGGCATCGGGATCGTCACCCAGGAGTTCTCCCTCGTGGAGACGATGACCGTCACCGAGAACGTGGCGCTGGCCACGATGCCGCTCGGGCGCGTCGACCTCGCCGCTGCGCGGGCGCGCGTGCTGTCGACGCTGGACGAGACCGGTGTCGACCTCGACCCGGACGCCCCGGTCGAGGCGCTGTCGATCGGCGAGCGCCAACGCGTCGAGATCGTCAAGGCCCTGGTGCACGAGTGCCGGATCCTGATCCTCGACGAACCGACCGCCGTTCTGGTCCCCCAGGACGTGGAGGCGCTGTTCTCCACCGTCACCCGGTTGCGGTCGGCGGGCCTCGGCGTCCTCTTCGTCTCCCACAAGCTCCGCGAGGTCGAGCGGATCTGCGACCGCGTCGTCGTGCTGCGTCGCGGCCGCGTCGTCGCCGAGCGACCGATCGGCGACGTCGACGCTCGCACGCTGGCCGCGCTCATGATGGGCGACGCCGAGCCGCCGTCGACGGCCGCCGCCGGCGCCCTCGGCGCGACCGACGAGCCGGCTCCGGAAGAGCAGCCCCACGCTGCCCGGCAGGACGGCCCGGCGCGGCCGCGGCTGGCCGTCGCCGACCTCACGCTGGTGCGGTCCGGTCGACGGGTGCTCGACGACGTGGCGCTCGAGGTCGGACCGGGCGAGATCCTGGGAGTCGCCGGCGTCTCCGGCAACGGCCAGACCGAGCTGCTGGAGGCGCTCGCCGGCACGGCGACCCCGTCGGGGGGCCGGATCGAGCTCGACGGACACGACATCACCGGCGCGGACGTCCCGGCCCGGCTGGAGCGCGGGCTCGGCCGGCTCACCGAGGACCGCAGGGCCAGCGTCGTCGGCACGATGACCGTCGAGGACAACCTCGTGCTCGAGGACCTCGCCAGGTTCACTCGCCGCGCCGGGCTGCTCGACCGCGGCGCTGTCCGGGCCCACGCGGAGGAGCTGATCGCGCGGTACGCGATCAGGGCGCGTCCCACCGACCGGGTCGCCACGTTGTCCGGCGGGAACATGCAGAAGGTCCTGCTCGCCCGGGCGCTCGCCCGGCGGCCCCGCGTCCTCCTCGCCGCACAGCCCACCCGTGGGCTCGACGTCGGCGCCTACGCCTACGTCCACGAGCAGCTCCTCGCCCTGCGAAACGAGGGCACCGGGGTGCTGCTGATCTCGGAGGACCTCGACGAGCTGCTCGCGCTCGCCGACCGCCTGGTCGTGCTGCTGCGCGGCCGCGTCGTCGGTGCGCTGGACCGCGCTGACGCGACCCCGCAGCGCCTCGGCCTGCTGATGACGGGCGGGGAGGCGGCATGA
- a CDS encoding BMP family protein, translating to MRQPFSPRAARRTLRRVRTTAAVAASSLALLALAACGGSTGEESETADGDAPLVYGVFATPLEEPWDGAIHAALAEAADEGEIRYQHVDNLSTADAMERALRDIAENEQPDAIVGDAFAAEDAVRAVAADYPDIVFAFGSGGKPQEPNFSVFDNWLQDPAYLAGMLAGGLTESDTIGVVGAMPIPEVNRIVNAFIAGATETNPDATVKVSFINTFFDPAAAKQAAQAHLSAGADVLFAERDGVIAAAEEADVPAIGMMVDQEEEAPGHVATSLIWHMRPTVDAVVAQVSDGAEAVDLGEYSFMKVGGSELAELNTDIVGGIPDDLVAAVEDKEAQIMDGSFVTPVDETTPAGSVDAGGK from the coding sequence ATGCGCCAGCCCTTCTCGCCTCGAGCAGCACGCCGTACGCTCCGCCGCGTCCGCACCACCGCGGCCGTCGCCGCGAGCAGCCTCGCCCTCCTCGCGCTCGCGGCCTGCGGCGGGAGCACGGGTGAGGAGTCCGAGACCGCGGACGGCGACGCACCCCTCGTGTACGGCGTGTTCGCGACGCCGTTGGAGGAGCCGTGGGACGGCGCCATCCACGCCGCTCTCGCCGAGGCGGCCGACGAGGGGGAGATCCGGTACCAGCACGTCGACAACCTCTCCACGGCTGACGCGATGGAGCGCGCGCTCCGCGACATCGCCGAGAACGAGCAGCCGGACGCGATCGTCGGCGACGCCTTCGCCGCCGAGGACGCCGTACGCGCGGTCGCGGCCGACTACCCCGACATCGTGTTCGCGTTCGGGTCGGGCGGGAAGCCGCAGGAGCCGAACTTCAGCGTGTTCGACAACTGGCTGCAGGACCCGGCGTACCTGGCGGGCATGCTCGCCGGCGGCCTGACCGAGTCCGACACCATCGGCGTCGTCGGCGCCATGCCGATCCCGGAGGTGAACCGGATCGTGAACGCGTTCATCGCCGGCGCGACCGAGACCAACCCCGACGCGACCGTGAAGGTCTCGTTCATCAACACGTTCTTCGACCCCGCCGCCGCGAAGCAGGCTGCGCAGGCGCACCTGTCCGCCGGGGCGGACGTGCTGTTCGCCGAGCGCGACGGTGTGATCGCGGCCGCCGAGGAGGCCGACGTGCCGGCGATCGGGATGATGGTCGACCAGGAGGAGGAGGCGCCGGGGCACGTCGCCACGTCGCTGATCTGGCACATGCGCCCGACCGTCGACGCCGTGGTCGCCCAGGTCTCCGACGGCGCGGAGGCGGTGGACCTCGGCGAGTACTCGTTCATGAAGGTCGGCGGCTCCGAGCTCGCCGAGCTCAACACCGACATCGTCGGCGGCATCCCGGACGACCTCGTCGCGGCCGTCGAGGACAAGGAGGCGCAGATCATGGACGGAAGCTTCGTCACCCCGGTCGACGAGACCACCCCCGCGGGGTCGGTCGACGCCGGCGGGAAGTGA
- a CDS encoding PucR family transcriptional regulator: protein MAFTVQDLLDHPVMAPARPEVVVGDDLDRRPVRWVHTSEIYEISPLLRGGEVLLTTGLGLVGLSAAAMGQYVRALARQGVAALLLELGRTFPRAPRELREVAQQHGLPLILLHGVVPFIEVTETVHPLLLDAEVVALRRARDVSSRLERALAAGSATRDLLAEITDLLGAPAAVHSLDGDLIAGGDVGGAAAESFAVDVGSPAWARLVVGAPASPTTREDAVLCANAIAVSLAQASRGSQSAPQARGELLRDIAAGRYLSSSRIAERAAAVGFAVRSGARALGLCVHVTTLTTAGTGVAAITEAARDTLGPCLVADVDGEVLVAATVRPGDLRARLDELADAIDAELAATVGGSVVRLAAGPAVRDVAGLVRSLPGAREAAGLARGLGLGSRVVLASDLGVYRLLSAVVADPELERFIDEQLGALLEEDARQGADLMATLDAYLEAGLSKSGAARSLGIRRQTLYGRLERITRLLGGLDLDDRQRRTALDLALLSWRLRSSAGNRA from the coding sequence GTGGCGTTCACGGTGCAGGACCTGCTCGACCATCCCGTCATGGCACCCGCTCGCCCGGAGGTCGTCGTCGGGGACGATCTCGACCGGCGGCCCGTCCGATGGGTGCACACCTCGGAGATCTACGAGATCTCCCCGCTGCTCAGGGGCGGCGAGGTGCTCCTGACCACCGGGCTCGGCCTGGTCGGCCTGTCGGCGGCGGCGATGGGGCAGTACGTCCGTGCGCTCGCGCGCCAAGGCGTGGCTGCGCTCCTGCTCGAGCTGGGGCGGACGTTTCCCCGGGCCCCGCGCGAGCTTCGGGAGGTCGCGCAGCAGCACGGGCTCCCGCTGATCCTCCTCCACGGCGTCGTCCCGTTCATCGAGGTGACCGAGACGGTCCATCCGCTGCTCCTCGACGCCGAGGTGGTGGCGCTGCGCCGTGCCCGCGACGTCTCCTCCCGCCTGGAGCGCGCGCTGGCCGCGGGCTCGGCGACCCGCGACCTCCTGGCCGAGATCACCGACCTGCTCGGGGCGCCGGCGGCGGTGCACAGCCTCGACGGCGACCTGATCGCCGGTGGGGACGTCGGCGGCGCGGCTGCGGAGTCGTTCGCCGTCGACGTCGGGAGCCCGGCGTGGGCACGGCTGGTCGTCGGCGCGCCCGCGTCGCCGACGACCCGTGAGGACGCCGTGCTGTGCGCCAACGCGATCGCGGTGAGCCTCGCGCAGGCGTCGCGTGGCTCCCAGTCCGCGCCCCAGGCTCGGGGCGAGCTGCTCCGCGACATCGCTGCCGGTCGCTACCTCTCGAGCTCGCGGATCGCCGAGCGCGCCGCGGCGGTGGGCTTCGCCGTGCGGTCGGGTGCACGGGCGCTCGGGCTGTGCGTGCACGTGACGACGCTGACGACGGCCGGCACGGGGGTCGCCGCGATCACCGAGGCCGCCCGCGACACCCTCGGGCCGTGCCTGGTCGCCGACGTCGACGGCGAGGTGCTCGTGGCAGCGACCGTGCGGCCGGGCGACCTGCGGGCGCGGCTCGACGAGCTCGCCGACGCGATCGACGCCGAGCTCGCCGCGACCGTCGGCGGCAGCGTGGTCCGGCTCGCCGCGGGCCCGGCCGTACGTGACGTCGCCGGCCTGGTCCGCTCCCTGCCCGGCGCACGCGAGGCCGCCGGGCTCGCCCGCGGGCTGGGTCTCGGGTCGCGGGTCGTGCTGGCCAGCGACCTGGGGGTCTACCGGCTGCTGTCGGCGGTCGTCGCCGACCCAGAGCTGGAGCGCTTCATCGACGAGCAGCTGGGGGCGCTGCTCGAGGAGGACGCCCGGCAGGGGGCAGACCTGATGGCGACGCTGGACGCCTATCTCGAGGCCGGGCTGTCGAAGTCCGGCGCAGCCCGGTCGCTCGGTATCCGGAGGCAGACGCTCTACGGCCGGCTGGAGCGGATCACGCGGCTGCTCGGAGGGCTCGACCTCGACGACCGGCAGCGGCGGACCGCCCTCGATCTCGCGCTCCTGAGCTGGCGGCTGCGCAGCTCGGCGGGCAACCGGGCGTGA
- a CDS encoding GNAT family N-acetyltransferase, with the protein MAEGPAYDLHRPRTDEWARVRDIRVRSIRDFPLAFLEPLEDALERDEAGWRDRVRRNLEPDALHLVARWTAGGEEVLPDRWVATMLCFVTDGPPDYLGPIAGTGGDRRANLVGVWVAPEARGGPVGPALLEAICAWVRDEQGLDALHLHVHERNPRAIAFYRRHGFVLTGESIADPRPDGGREVEMVRRL; encoded by the coding sequence ATGGCCGAGGGACCTGCGTACGACCTGCACCGTCCGCGCACCGACGAGTGGGCGCGCGTGCGCGACATCCGGGTGCGGTCGATCCGCGACTTCCCGCTGGCCTTCCTCGAGCCGCTGGAGGACGCGCTCGAGCGTGACGAGGCCGGCTGGCGGGACCGGGTCCGGCGCAACCTGGAGCCGGACGCGCTCCATCTCGTCGCGCGCTGGACGGCCGGCGGCGAGGAGGTCCTGCCCGACCGGTGGGTCGCGACCATGCTGTGCTTCGTCACCGACGGGCCGCCGGACTACCTCGGCCCGATCGCAGGCACGGGTGGTGATCGACGTGCGAACCTCGTCGGCGTCTGGGTCGCACCCGAGGCGCGGGGCGGGCCGGTCGGCCCGGCGCTGCTCGAGGCGATCTGCGCGTGGGTCCGCGACGAGCAGGGTCTGGACGCGCTCCACCTGCACGTCCACGAGCGCAACCCGCGCGCGATCGCGTTCTACCGCCGGCACGGCTTCGTGCTCACGGGGGAGTCGATCGCCGACCCGCGCCCCGACGGCGGTCGCGAGGTGGAGATGGTGCGACGGCTGTGA
- a CDS encoding endonuclease/exonuclease/phosphatase family protein, with translation MRRTTVTATLAAAGLVATAALSSTAAYAGQGRPGDHHRGGKGHGHGGHGHTKDPVRFATFNASLNRATEGALGAELASPGSAQPAAVAQIIQTTRPDVLLLNEFDYDPQALADFQENYLEVGQDGQRPITYRYSFIAPSNTGVPSGFDYNNNGVVGGGDDAHGFGLFPGQYGMAVLSRYPIDTESVRTFQLFRWKDMPGALLPDDPSTPEPADWYSPGPELDSFRLSSKSHWDVPVRIGRETVHLLASHPTPPTFDDPAVDWNGRRNHDEIRFWADYVGPGKKAGAYIYDDDGVYGGLKPGERFVIAGDQNSDPFDGDSIDGSAQQLLDHPLVDSRATPSSEGGVEQAALQGGANADHVGDPAYDTADFADGAPGNLRADYVLPRKGMRVLDAGVHWPLSSDPAFLPVGTFPFPSSDHRLVWIDVASPRR, from the coding sequence ATGCGCAGGACCACCGTCACCGCCACACTCGCCGCCGCCGGTCTGGTCGCGACCGCCGCGCTCAGCTCCACCGCCGCGTACGCGGGCCAGGGTCGCCCCGGCGACCACCACCGCGGCGGGAAGGGTCACGGCCACGGCGGGCACGGTCACACGAAGGACCCGGTCCGGTTCGCGACCTTCAACGCGTCGCTGAACCGCGCCACCGAGGGTGCGCTCGGTGCCGAGCTGGCCTCGCCCGGCAGCGCGCAGCCGGCGGCCGTCGCACAGATCATCCAGACGACGCGCCCGGACGTGCTGCTGCTCAACGAGTTCGACTACGACCCGCAGGCGCTCGCCGACTTCCAGGAGAACTACCTCGAGGTCGGGCAGGACGGTCAGCGGCCGATCACGTACCGCTACTCGTTCATCGCCCCCTCGAACACCGGCGTCCCGTCGGGCTTCGACTACAACAACAACGGCGTGGTCGGCGGCGGCGACGACGCCCACGGCTTCGGGCTGTTCCCGGGTCAGTACGGGATGGCGGTCCTGTCCCGCTACCCGATCGACACCGAATCCGTCCGGACGTTCCAGCTCTTCCGGTGGAAGGACATGCCAGGCGCGCTGCTGCCGGACGACCCGAGCACGCCGGAGCCCGCGGACTGGTACTCGCCGGGGCCGGAGCTCGACTCGTTCCGGCTGTCGTCGAAGAGCCACTGGGACGTGCCGGTCCGGATCGGGCGCGAGACCGTGCACCTGCTCGCGAGCCACCCCACCCCGCCGACGTTCGACGACCCGGCGGTCGACTGGAACGGTCGGCGCAACCACGACGAGATCCGGTTCTGGGCCGACTACGTGGGTCCCGGCAAGAAGGCCGGCGCCTACATCTACGACGACGACGGCGTGTACGGAGGCCTGAAGCCGGGGGAGCGGTTCGTGATCGCAGGCGACCAGAACTCCGACCCCTTCGACGGCGACAGCATCGACGGCTCGGCGCAGCAGCTGCTGGACCACCCGCTGGTCGACTCCCGCGCGACCCCGTCGAGCGAGGGCGGCGTGGAGCAGGCCGCGCTCCAGGGCGGCGCCAACGCGGACCACGTCGGCGACCCGGCGTACGACACCGCCGACTTCGCCGACGGCGCGCCCGGCAACCTGCGGGCCGACTACGTGCTGCCGCGCAAGGGGATGAGGGTCCTCGACGCGGGTGTGCACTGGCCGCTCAGCTCGGACCCCGCGTTCCTGCCGGTCGGGACCTTCCCGTTCCCGAGCAGCGACCACCGCCTGGTCTGGATCGACGTCGCGTCGCCGCGCCGCTGA
- a CDS encoding biotin--[acetyl-CoA-carboxylase] ligase — MTDDAHDRSPLDAEAVAAALRTPGSWWRDVRIVAESASTNADLRALAAAGAPEGTLVSTDHQTAGRGRLDRGWETPWGSALATSVLLRPDVPAERWTWLPLLTGVAVVDALADVGVDVLLKWPNDVVAADDRKIAGILLERVETPSGPAAVVGCGINVTVRADEIGVPTAVSLADLGATSTDRTTLLVAYASALERRYAGWAAAGGDPAAGLRDAYLAVSATVGRPVRATFADGSTLEGDAVGIDTGGRVEIAAAGRVSPVSAGDVVHLRPRT; from the coding sequence GTGACCGACGACGCGCACGACCGCAGCCCGCTCGACGCCGAGGCGGTCGCAGCCGCCCTCCGTACGCCCGGCTCGTGGTGGCGTGACGTCCGGATCGTCGCGGAGTCGGCCAGCACCAACGCCGATCTGCGCGCCCTCGCCGCGGCGGGGGCGCCGGAGGGGACGCTGGTCTCGACCGATCACCAGACCGCCGGCAGGGGACGCCTCGACCGTGGCTGGGAGACCCCGTGGGGGTCCGCACTCGCGACCTCGGTGCTGCTGCGCCCGGACGTTCCGGCCGAGCGATGGACGTGGCTCCCGCTGCTCACGGGCGTCGCCGTCGTCGACGCGCTGGCCGACGTCGGCGTGGACGTCCTGCTGAAGTGGCCGAACGACGTGGTCGCCGCCGACGACCGCAAGATCGCCGGCATCCTGCTCGAGCGGGTCGAGACGCCGAGCGGTCCGGCGGCCGTCGTCGGGTGCGGGATCAACGTGACCGTCCGGGCTGACGAGATCGGGGTCCCGACCGCGGTCTCGCTCGCCGACCTCGGCGCGACCAGCACCGACCGCACGACGCTGCTGGTCGCCTACGCGAGCGCGCTCGAGCGGCGCTACGCCGGCTGGGCGGCCGCCGGCGGGGACCCGGCCGCCGGGCTGCGCGACGCGTACCTCGCGGTGAGCGCGACGGTCGGGCGACCGGTCCGTGCGACGTTCGCCGACGGCTCGACCCTCGAGGGCGACGCGGTGGGGATCGACACCGGCGGTCGCGTCGAGATCGCCGCCGCGGGCCGGGTCAGCCCTGTCAGCGCAGGCGACGTGGTCCACCTGCGACCCCGGACGTGA
- a CDS encoding PH domain-containing protein, protein MAVSSKLLIEGEREVLTVRTHVKALLVPFVVLILIAGAAGFTSAVTSGTVRLVVIVVAVLILLWWVLLPFLRWLTTTYTITNKRLIEQTGLLTRSGRIIPLSRINDVAYEKHLSDRILGCGTLIVHDASEQEGMKIVDVPQVEDVHRQLTTLVFSAHHPDSESDERI, encoded by the coding sequence GTGGCCGTCTCCAGCAAGCTCCTGATCGAGGGGGAGCGCGAAGTCCTCACCGTCCGCACGCACGTGAAGGCGCTGCTCGTCCCGTTCGTCGTGCTCATCCTGATCGCGGGTGCCGCCGGGTTCACCTCGGCCGTCACCTCCGGCACCGTCCGCCTCGTCGTGATCGTCGTCGCGGTCCTGATCCTGCTGTGGTGGGTGCTGCTGCCGTTCCTGCGGTGGCTGACCACGACGTACACGATCACGAACAAGCGGCTGATCGAGCAGACCGGTCTGCTGACCCGCTCCGGCCGGATCATCCCGCTCAGCCGGATCAACGACGTGGCGTACGAGAAGCACCTGTCCGACCGGATCCTCGGCTGCGGGACCCTGATCGTCCACGACGCGAGCGAGCAGGAGGGGATGAAGATCGTCGACGTCCCCCAGGTCGAGGACGTGCACCGGCAGCTGACCACGCTGGTCTTCAGCGCCCACCACCCCGACTCCGAGAGCGACGAGCGGATCTGA
- a CDS encoding adenylate/guanylate cyclase domain-containing protein produces MADELTRAIMGAEPTFTSDEVAAAAGISYEEARRLWRALGFPDSGDTKAFVPADVDALQTVSAVVGSGLVDDDTVVRLTRALGSTMSRLAEWQISTIAELLERREDSAAGPERWTRSGKDVAEAMGPVFERLLVYAWRRHLAASASRAQALAADEEDLLHQTMTVGFADLVAFTALSNDLADDGLADLVEQFESRCIDVVTQAGGRPIKTLGDSVLFVADGPEMGVDIGFAIVADIGRDRNLPDVRVGIGTGSVISRLGDVYGPPVNLAARLTAVARRNRVIIDETTAAGLSDRFETRAMAQRHLRGFGNVEPLVVRHRWAYNG; encoded by the coding sequence GTGGCCGACGAGCTGACGCGCGCCATCATGGGCGCGGAGCCGACCTTCACCAGCGACGAGGTGGCCGCCGCGGCCGGGATCTCGTACGAGGAGGCGCGCAGGCTGTGGCGTGCCCTCGGGTTCCCCGACTCCGGCGACACCAAGGCGTTCGTGCCCGCCGACGTCGACGCCCTGCAGACCGTGAGCGCGGTGGTCGGGTCGGGGCTGGTCGACGACGACACCGTGGTCCGGCTGACCCGGGCGCTGGGGTCGACGATGTCGCGGCTGGCGGAGTGGCAGATCTCGACCATCGCGGAGCTGCTGGAGCGGCGCGAGGACAGCGCCGCGGGTCCGGAGCGCTGGACGCGCAGCGGCAAGGACGTGGCCGAGGCGATGGGTCCGGTCTTCGAGCGTCTCCTGGTGTACGCGTGGCGCCGCCACCTGGCCGCGTCGGCCAGCCGCGCGCAGGCGCTCGCCGCCGACGAGGAGGACCTGCTGCACCAGACCATGACGGTCGGGTTCGCCGACCTGGTGGCCTTCACCGCGCTCTCGAACGACCTGGCGGACGACGGTCTGGCCGATCTCGTGGAGCAGTTCGAGAGCCGGTGCATCGATGTCGTCACCCAGGCGGGCGGACGACCGATCAAGACGCTCGGCGACTCCGTCCTGTTCGTCGCGGACGGGCCGGAGATGGGCGTGGACATCGGGTTCGCGATCGTCGCGGACATCGGGCGCGACCGCAACCTTCCCGACGTGCGCGTGGGGATCGGCACGGGGTCGGTGATCTCGCGTCTCGGTGACGTGTACGGCCCGCCGGTCAACCTGGCGGCGCGTCTGACCGCGGTCGCGCGGCGCAACCGCGTGATCATCGACGAGACCACCGCCGCCGGGCTGTCGGACCGGTTCGAGACCCGCGCGATGGCGCAGCGGCACCTGCGAGGCTTCGGCAACGTCGAGCCGCTGGTCGTGCGGCACCGCTGGGCGTACAACGGCTGA